ACTAGAATTACAGCGCTATTTCCGGAGTGCGGCGCGCCCGTGGCGAGGGACACAGTGCGGCCGGGTCGGGCGCGCACACCCGCGCGAGGCGGCGGCGGGCGAACACGCCGCGGCGGTCACCGCGCCATCGCGTGTCGGACGCGTCCGCAGTCGTGCGGCGCGCGGGGGCGTGCTCGAGCAGCGGCCGCATTCCCCGCGCCCGCTCGCCGCGGCGCCGCCGATGGCCGCGCGATCGCGCCCGAGCCGGCCACCTCGGGGTGCGGTCACCGGGCGAGATGCGCGGAGTCGCGGGTCGGGCGGCCAACGACGGGGCGCTTGGCGGTGCGTCCCGATTACGGGCACGCGTAGGCCACGATCGTGGCCACGCCGAAGCCCGTGCCGCCCTCGCTAATCGCGCCGTCGGTCTTGCTCGCCGACGCGGGGCCCGCGATGTCGACGTGGACCCACGGCACGTCGCCGACGAATTGCTTGAGAAACAAGCCGGCGGTCAGCGCGCCGCCGGCGCGACCGCCCGTGTTGCGCAGATCCGCGATCGGGCTCTTGAGCTGCTCCATCAGCCGCTCGTTGAGCGGTAGGTGCCACATGTCCTCGCCGACGCGCGCGGCGGTGGACAGCCACGCCTTGGCGAGCGCGTCGCGGTTCGACATCACGCCAGCCGTATAGGGACCGAGTGCGACCAGACACGCGCCGGTGAGGGTGGCGAAGTCGAAGATCTCGTCGGGCTCGGCCGCATCGCGGACGTAGTACAGCGCGTCGCCGAGCGCCAGGCGCCCCTCCGCGTCGGTGTTGTTGATCTCCACCGTCTTGCCGCTCATGGACCGCAGCACGTCGCCGAGCTTGTACGCCTTGCCGGACACCAGGTTCTCCGCGCAGGCCGCCACGGCGTGCACCTCGTACGGCGAACCGATGCGCGCGATCGCGTCCATCGCCGCGATCACCGCGGCCGCGCCCGACATGTCGATCTTCATGTCGAGCATCGACGACGTGGGCTTGAGCGAATAGCCCCCGCTGTCGAACGTGATGCCCTTTCCGACCAACGCGATGCGCTTTTTCGCCTTGCGCTTGGGCTTGTAGGTCAAGTGGACGACCCGGACCTCCTGATCCGACCCCTGGCCGACGGCGAGCAGCATCCCCATGCCGAGCTTCTTGCACTCGGCCGGGCCGAGAATCTTGGCGGTCAGGGACGAGTGCCGCTTCGCGATCGCGCGAGCCTCCGCCGCGAGCTGAGCCGGCGTCATGGTTGCCGCGGGTTCGTTGATGAGGTCCCGCGCGAGACAGACCGCGTCGGCCACCGCCTCGCCGCGCGCGATGGCCCGCCCGATCGGGGCGCGGTTCGGCGCCTTCCCGACGAGCGTCACCGCCTCGATCGGCGCCGGCGTGTTGGCGTCCTCCGACCGGTACTTGTCGAACCGGTACGCCCCCAGGCGCGCGCCCTCGACCGCGAACTGCACCACGGGGGCCGGATCCCGGCCGACGGCGGGCAAGACGAACGCCAGCGACCGGGCGCGGAGGGCGGTCGCGCGGCGCACGGCCGCGGCTGCCGCGTCCCGCGCGCCCGCGGGCGAACGGACCGCGCGGTCGCCGCCGCCGACCACGACGACGGCGCGCGCATCGCCGAGCGCGCCGGCCGCGGGCCGCACCACGAGCGTCTGCCCGCGCTCCGGCCGGAAGGCGACTTCCTCCATGCGCGCGGTGAGCAGGCCGTCGAGCGCCTTGTCCACCGCGCGGAAGCCGGGGTCGGCCGCCCCGCCCGTGTACGCACACACCGCGACGACGTCCGCCGACGCCGGAATCGGGGCTCCGCTAACATACGTGAATTTCATGCCGCCGGATTTATAAGGGAAGCGGGCTCACATTGTAAAGGCGCGCGCACAGAGATCGGGAAGAAGCGGGCGCTCGCTCGCGGAGTCGGGCAGGGAAGGCGTGTGTGGCGCGATTGACACGGTCGCGCACCAGT
The window above is part of the Deltaproteobacteria bacterium genome. Proteins encoded here:
- a CDS encoding leucyl aminopeptidase; the encoded protein is MKFTYVSGAPIPASADVVAVCAYTGGAADPGFRAVDKALDGLLTARMEEVAFRPERGQTLVVRPAAGALGDARAVVVVGGGDRAVRSPAGARDAAAAAVRRATALRARSLAFVLPAVGRDPAPVVQFAVEGARLGAYRFDKYRSEDANTPAPIEAVTLVGKAPNRAPIGRAIARGEAVADAVCLARDLINEPAATMTPAQLAAEARAIAKRHSSLTAKILGPAECKKLGMGMLLAVGQGSDQEVRVVHLTYKPKRKAKKRIALVGKGITFDSGGYSLKPTSSMLDMKIDMSGAAAVIAAMDAIARIGSPYEVHAVAACAENLVSGKAYKLGDVLRSMSGKTVEINNTDAEGRLALGDALYYVRDAAEPDEIFDFATLTGACLVALGPYTAGVMSNRDALAKAWLSTAARVGEDMWHLPLNERLMEQLKSPIADLRNTGGRAGGALTAGLFLKQFVGDVPWVHVDIAGPASASKTDGAISEGGTGFGVATIVAYACP